In Carya illinoinensis cultivar Pawnee chromosome 6, C.illinoinensisPawnee_v1, whole genome shotgun sequence, a single genomic region encodes these proteins:
- the LOC122312797 gene encoding uncharacterized protein LOC122312797 — protein MVVSWLQNSINHSLQSSVLFVDDAQEIWLDLQERFSQQNSPRIYQLKKDLAALLQDHDPVSIYYRKLKALWDELSVYDPIPACNCCLMKTLLDRSQRDCVLQFLMGLNDSYTPIRDQIMLMDPLPPVSKVFSLVQQQERHHEMTSHSASPETMAMAVKKPYTPSKFSPKPNHSFKKDRPYCSHCKITGHIFETCFKAGNAEPPLCTNCNLTGHTIEKCYKLNGYPPGHKYHTKQQ, from the coding sequence ATGGTCGTGTCTTGGCTCCAAAACTCGATCAATCATTCTCTCCAGTCCAGCGTTCTGTTCGTTGATGATGCTCAAGAAATTTGGTTGGATCTTCAGGAGCGATTCTCTCAACAAAACAGTCCCCGTATCTACCAACTCAAAAAGGATTTGGCTGCTCTGCTTCAAGACCACGACCCGGTTAGTATTTActatagaaaattaaaagctCTTTGGGATGAACTTTCTGTATATGATCCCATTCCAGCTTGTAATTGTTGTCTTATGAAAACATTGCTGGATCGATCTCAACGAGATTGTGTACTGCAATTTTTAATGGGTCTCAACGACTCATATACCCCCATCCGAGACCAAATCATGCTCATGGATCCCCTTCCCCCTGTCTCTAAGGTGTTTTCCCTAGTGCAACAGCAGGAAAGACATCACGAAATGACCTCCCACAGCGCATCTCCCGAAACCATGGCTATGGCAGTGAAGAAACCCTACACTCCTTCCAAATTCTCTCCTAAACCAAACCACTCTTTCAAAAAGGACCGTCCCTACTGCAGTCACTGTAAAATTACTGGCCATATTTTTGAGACTTGCTTCAAGGCTGGTAATGCTGAACCACCCCTTTGCACAAATTGCAACTTGACTGGCCACACCATTGAAAAATGCTACAAACTCAATGGATATCCACCTGGCCACAAATACCACACCAAGCAGCAGTAG
- the LOC122313054 gene encoding cyclin-dependent kinase inhibitor 7 isoform X1 has product MGDCTRNCKRNAPLEGSSTGATAASKRRRIVSLPDENVELEKYPARSFVDLPENAAAQANSADTRAANAGVLRSSFCEDQLTASCCSSNESSEVVRDNLRLMDLEAKISSETVHSTYINDKFSRETTPSSDLCGDSDEMDSLARKPSAENNRPSIRVAKTPPKEEIEEFFATADKYEQKRFAEKYNYDIVKDVPLEGRYQWVRLKP; this is encoded by the exons ATGGGGGACTGTACGAGGAATTGCAAGCGAAATGCACCATTGGAGGGCTCAAGCACCGGCGCCACGGCTGCGTCGAAGAGGAGGAGAATCGTTAGTTTGCCTGACGAGAATGTTGAGCTCGAGAAGTACCCAGCTCGTTCCTTCGTGGACTTGCCGGAGAATGCGGCTGCTCAAGCTAATTCGGCAGACACCAGAGCGGCCAACGCCGGTGTTTTACGCTCGAGCTTTTGTGAGGACCAGCTCACTGCGTCTTGTTGCTCTAGCAATGAGTCAAGCGAGGTAGTGAGAGACAACTTGAGACTCATGGATCTGGAG GCGAAGATCAGTTCCGAAACCGTACACTCAACGTACATCAACGACAAATTCAG CCGAGAGACGACGCCGTCGAGCGACCTCTGCGGAGACTCGGACGAAATGGACTCGCTGGCTAGGAAGCCTTCGGCAGAGAATAATCGGCCGAGCATCCGGGTGGCAAAGACTCCACCGAAGGAGGAGATCGAGGAGTTCTTTGCAACGGCCGACAAGTACGAGCAAAAGCGGTTCGCGGAGAA GTACAACTATGACATTGTGAAGGATGTGCCCTTGGAGGGTCGGTACCAGTGGGTTCGTTTGAAGCCATGA
- the LOC122313080 gene encoding probable carboxylesterase 7, giving the protein MGNPPIIRLLNYALFLTASTMDSVRSSTSEVAHEFLPYFRAYKDGRVERYFGTTDIVPPSLNSHNGISTKDVQIFQVEGLTARVYMPSTISQGQKLPVMVYYHGGGFFMGSPFCATYHNHVASLVAEACIVAVSVDYRLAPEHPVPVGYEDSWVALQWVISHFNGDGPEAWLREYADFQRVFLVGDSIGGNIVHNMAARAGVEGLAAGVRIAGACLVQPYFAMKESAGTGVEDRSWLFSCPTTSGFDDPRVNPAEDSRVSRLGCSKVLIFLAENDDIRERGLLYYETLKKSGWEGEIEIVETEGEKHVFHLFNPNCEKALALLKRLASFINQDKAT; this is encoded by the coding sequence ATGGGTAACCCTCCTATAATAAGACTACTAAATTATGCACTCTTCCTTACAGCTTCGACAATGGATTCCGTGAGAAGTAGTACTTCTGAAGTTGCACACGAATTCCTCCCATATTTCCGCGCATACAAAGATGGTCGAGTAGAGAGGTACTTCGGTACTACCGATATAGTCCCTCCATCACTCAATTCCCACAATGGAATTTCCACCAAAGATGTTCAAATTTTTCAAGTTGAAGGCCTCACAGCGCGCGTTTACATGCCAAGCACCATCAGCCAAGGCCAGAAGCTTCCAGTTATGGTGTATTATCATGGCGGAGGCTTCTTCATGGGCTCACCATTCTGCGCAACGTATCACAACCACGTTGCCTCGCTCGTCGCCGAGGCATGCATCGTTGCGGTATCTGTTGATTACAGATTGGCCCCAGAACACCCGGTGCCGGTTGGTTATGAAGACTCTTGGGTTGCACTTCAGTGGGTGATTTCCCATTTTAATGGTGATGGCCCTGAAGCTTGGCTGAGAGAATATGCAGATTTTCAGAGAGTATTTCTGGTTGGGGACAGCATAGGTGGCAATATTGTGCACAACATGGCTGCGCGGGCTGGGGTTGAAGGTTTGGCCGCAGGTGTAAGAATTGCAGGAGCTTGTCTGGTTCAGCCCTATTTCGCAATGAAAGAAAGCGCCGGTACTGGCGTGGAGGACAGATCCTGGCTTTTTTCGTGTCCAACAACAAGCGGATTCGATGATCCGAGGGTGAACCCGGCCGAGGATTCGAGGGTGTCGAGGCTAGGATGCTCTAAGGTGCTAATTTTTCTTGCGGAGAACGACGATATCAGAGAGAGGGGTTTGCTCTATTATGAGACGTTGAAGAAGAGTGGGTGGGAAGGTGAGATAGAGATAGTAGAGACAGAAGGAGAGAAGCACGTGTTTCATTTGTTCAATCCAAATTGCGAGAAAGCTCTTGCCTTGCTGAAGAGGTTGGCTTCTTTCATAAACCAGGACAAGGCTACTTAA
- the LOC122313054 gene encoding cyclin-dependent kinase inhibitor 7 isoform X2 yields the protein MGDCTRNCKRNAPLEGSSTGATAASKRRRIVSLPDENVELEKYPARSFVDLPENAAAQANSADTRAANAGVLRSSFCEDQLTASCCSSNESSEAKISSETVHSTYINDKFSRETTPSSDLCGDSDEMDSLARKPSAENNRPSIRVAKTPPKEEIEEFFATADKYEQKRFAEKYNYDIVKDVPLEGRYQWVRLKP from the exons ATGGGGGACTGTACGAGGAATTGCAAGCGAAATGCACCATTGGAGGGCTCAAGCACCGGCGCCACGGCTGCGTCGAAGAGGAGGAGAATCGTTAGTTTGCCTGACGAGAATGTTGAGCTCGAGAAGTACCCAGCTCGTTCCTTCGTGGACTTGCCGGAGAATGCGGCTGCTCAAGCTAATTCGGCAGACACCAGAGCGGCCAACGCCGGTGTTTTACGCTCGAGCTTTTGTGAGGACCAGCTCACTGCGTCTTGTTGCTCTAGCAATGAGTCAAGCGAG GCGAAGATCAGTTCCGAAACCGTACACTCAACGTACATCAACGACAAATTCAG CCGAGAGACGACGCCGTCGAGCGACCTCTGCGGAGACTCGGACGAAATGGACTCGCTGGCTAGGAAGCCTTCGGCAGAGAATAATCGGCCGAGCATCCGGGTGGCAAAGACTCCACCGAAGGAGGAGATCGAGGAGTTCTTTGCAACGGCCGACAAGTACGAGCAAAAGCGGTTCGCGGAGAA GTACAACTATGACATTGTGAAGGATGTGCCCTTGGAGGGTCGGTACCAGTGGGTTCGTTTGAAGCCATGA
- the LOC122313627 gene encoding probable carboxylesterase 7 codes for MNQPLSVSLSSPLSLSLIPNKFCIPRRRPGVLHSNAHASSALSLSNPVVFRSSINQRKASLIVVSSSSSPPRSSSLDIDASSSDIAVDYSPFIKIYKDGRVERMVGTEVVPPSLDRQTGVESKDVVISPETGVSARLYRRIGETRKKLPLLVYFHGGGFCVDTASSPRYHRYLNSLVAEANVVAVSVDYRRAPEYPVPVAYDDSWDVLQWVASHVGGKGPDEWLKNQLVDFGRVVFAGDSAGATIAHHMGLRVGAEGLSGVKLQGIVLVHPYFWGKEPIGGEVAEAEKKAKVDALWRFTFPATSGCDDPNINPATDPKLGSLGCGKVLVCVAEEDLLRDRGLYYRELLENSEWGGVVEVMETPGEGHVFHLDNPDGENAVAMLDRIVSFINWREP; via the coding sequence ATGAATCAGCCCCTCTCTGtatctctctcttcccccctcTCTTTATCTCTGATTCCCAACAAGTTTTGTATACCCCGGAGGAGACCCGGCGTTCTCCACTCGAATGCGCATGCTTCATCTGCTCTATCTCTATCTAACCCTGTCGTTTTCAGATCTTCCATAAACCAGAGAAAAGCAAGTCTCATCgtagtttcttcttcttcttctcctcctcgtTCTTCTTCCCTTGATATCGATGCAAGTAGCAGTGACATTGCAGTTGACTACTCTCCCTTTATTAAAATCTACAAAGACGGTCGAGTAGAGCGAATGGTAGGCACGGAGGTCGTACCTCCATCCCTCGATCGCCAAACAGGGGTTGAATCCAAAGACGTCGTTATCTCCCCAGAAACAGGCGTATCTGCCAGGCTTTACAGGCGTATCGGCGAGACCCGGAAAAAGCTTCCTCtccttgtttattttcatgGTGGAGGTTTTTGCGTCGACACTGCTTCCTCTCCCCGATACCATAGGTACCTTAACTCCCTCGTTGCCGAAGCCAATGTTGTTGCTGTCTCAGTCGACTATAGGAGGGCCCCAGAATACCCTGTTCCTGTTGCTTACGACGATTCATGGGATGTGCTTCAATGGGTTGCGTCCCATGTTGGTGGTAAGGGTCCAGATGAATGGCTAAAAAATCAGCTTGTAGATTTTGGAAGAGTGGTTTTTGCTGGGGACAGCGCTGGGGCTACTATTGCGCACCACATGGGCTTGAGAGTAGGCGCAGAAGGATTAAGTGGTGTCAAGCTCCAAGGGATTGTCTTAGTTCATCCATATTTCTGGGGCAAAGAACCAATTGGTGGCGAAGTGGCCGAGGCTGAGAAGAAAGCAAAAGTCGATGCCTTGTGGCGTTTTACTTTCCCAGCGACAAGTGGGTGCGATGACCCGAACATAAACCCGGCTACGGATCCGAAACTGGGGAGCTTGGGATGTGGGAAAGTGCTGGTTTGTGTTGCAGAGGAGGATTTGTTGAGGGATAGAGGGTTGTATTACCGTGAATTACTGGAGAACAGTGAGTGGGGAGGggttgttgaggtcatggagaCACCGGGGGAGGGCCATGTGTTCCATTTGGACAACCCAGATGGTGAAAATGCTGTGGCTATGCTCGACCGGATTGTTTCTTTCATCAATTGGCGCGAGCCTTGA